Below is a window of Electrophorus electricus isolate fEleEle1 chromosome 12, fEleEle1.pri, whole genome shotgun sequence DNA.
TACGGGCATTAACCCTCCAGTCCTGCTCTATCTTGACTTGCCGTCGTGTAGGCACCAAAGCCGAGGTGCAAGTCCTACAGTGAAGAGCTTTGAGCTCAAACACTGGCCACTTGCTGCCCAGCCTACCTTCTAGAACAGTGCTGAATTCCACCACACTGCCTGCACCGAGTGCCAACAGTACACCACGGAATTCGTTACTTGCCCTTAGCACTATGTCTTTTGTTGCATCATCCATTTCTTGTGGCCCTTTCCCCTTCTTATCCCCTTGAGGCATACCCATGGTCACTTCAAACTTGTAGCGGTCAAATCGTTTCACATGGCACTTGTGATTTGCAAGTGCCTTCAGCTGGCAGAGGGGTTCTGCAGGCCCTGGCTCAGGACTGTCACAGGCTGGATATTCCTCCCCATAAAGGCAGCGCACCCAGTCTGCTATGATGCCAGGTAGGAGATTGACAACGGCTTGAGCTCCATTTTCTATCTCCGTCACACGAACATACTTAAAACGGCCCTCCCAGGTGACACGGTGACCCTCAAGATGGCTGCAGAGGATCTGAGCGTGCGCCATGTTGCGTTCCTTCCAGGCACGAGGTCCACACAATTCACTGTACTGCTGCCAGGTCAAAGTGGAGTTGTACACCTTCATACCCTCAGAGCGGTATACATAAAACCAGCTGAACAGCAGTAGTGCAGAGATCCACACCAAGATCAGCTTCACTATGCTGCTGCGCCTTAGCGATCGGATCACAGCGAGAGGTGATACACTGAAACGAGTCCACCACCGCAGTAAAATGGGAAgcccgcatacacacactgtcactaCCATCTTGGCCAGGTCCAATGCGAGGAACCACTGCACCAGCTGTACCAGCAGCATGGCTGCTAGCGCCAGCGAAAGCACAGGCAGGGCGAAGAAGAACAGGAGGTAGCCCACAGCAGTCCGCATTAGGCCCAGCACAGTGGACCCGTGCAGAAGTGTGATGGACAGTTCACACCAGATGAAGCAAACGAGGTAGGGCAGCAGCACACTGTAGGAGCCGTGAAGCCCTCGTGTCGTGGCCATGCGTACACACAAGTACAGAAGGCCAAGGTAAAGAATGCAAGGTACCCCAAAATGCAACACAAGCCAATCACAAATAGGCAGGCTAAaccatgacccccccactagcCAGCCCAGCCAGCCCCCCATGAGCTCATTAGTGAAAAAGCAAATGGCAGAGGCGACCTGTGTGAGGAGGGCTAGCTTGGCATGTTGCTGCGCTGCTGGACGCAGGCTCAGGTAGCTGCTCACAGTAAAGAAGACTGCCACAGTGGCCAGTTCAGAACAAGGCAGCCACGACTTGTCTGCCACGGGAAACGAGAGTATGAGGAAGAGTGCCGAGAGCAGAAAATAGAGGTGGGGCTCCAGGTGGTTCCAGGTGAAGTTGGATTCTGCTTGCTCAAGGTCAAGGCCTGGCTCAAAGTGAGCCAGCATGACTGTCAGCACCTTAAAGTTCTCCCAGGCCTTGCTGTTCTGGAAGACTCTCAATGTGCAGATGACCATCGAGAGGAAAGAAAAGTAGAAGATGATAAGGGGAATGACAAGAAGGAAGAAATCCAAAGTGAGGTTggagatgatgaagaagaaaatgaggGTGTTGACATGATGCGTTGGGATGAGAGCACTGATCCATTGCATTCCAGCACGGGAGGCCCAATCAATCAACACCTCCTTCACCTCAGTGACAGCATGGAGGGGAAATTTCAATATCTACAGAGAACACATGGACACAGAGGATGTGGGATGTTGGAAACAGTGTCAATTTACATGGATACACTGTACTTTCAAAGGACAATAAATGTTGTTTACATCTAAATTGTATTTGGGAAAAGACAACATGGCATGAAtatcttaattttaattattcatgatcTAGCATATACCTTCTGATGCAGAGGCAACTCATCAGGATTTATCACAGGCTCttcgtcatcatcatcgtcattgACTGCTTCCGCTTCAAGAGCTGCTGTTGGTGAGATGCCTTGAG
It encodes the following:
- the wfs1b gene encoding wolframin isoform X2, whose product is MSGHTPHTVPSSSAPNSSHRMSQPPQICPHRGRSQLNASDVTITEDTPPGGPQLQPASSPAGEIPEEVIIEELKQRAKNGDSKAQIEIGRYYLRLSETEDEEANSITAVTWLLLAAKNGRRDAVKLLQWCLHEQKGITAENREEVHTLACESRYERSVRKAALCMYWKLNPERKRRLTASELLENISQVNTETDGVSGSLLSRSAQKQRKVLESLVSSDGTQYVGSEEFVENTKRYAQGISPTAALEAEAVNDDDDDEEPVINPDELPLHQKILKFPLHAVTEVKEVLIDWASRAGMQWISALIPTHHVNTLIFFFIISNLTLDFFLLVIPLIIFYFSFLSMVICTLRVFQNSKAWENFKVLTVMLAHFEPGLDLEQAESNFTWNHLEPHLYFLLSALFLILSFPVADKSWLPCSELATVAVFFTVSSYLSLRPAAQQHAKLALLTQVASAICFFTNELMGGWLGWLVGGSWFSLPICDWLVLHFGVPCILYLGLLYLCVRMATTRGLHGSYSVLLPYLVCFIWCELSITLLHGSTVLGLMRTAVGYLLFFFALPVLSLALAAMLLVQLVQWFLALDLAKMVVTVCVCGLPILLRWWTRFSVSPLAVIRSLRRSSIVKLILVWISALLLFSWFYVYRSEGMKVYNSTLTWQQYSELCGPRAWKERNMAHAQILCSHLEGHRVTWEGRFKYVRVTEIENGAQAVVNLLPGIIADWVRCLYGEEYPACDSPEPGPAEPLCQLKALANHKCHVKRFDRYKFEVTMGMPQGDKKGKGPQEMDDATKDIVLRASNEFRGVLLALGAGSVVEFSTVLEGRLGSKWPVFELKALHCRTCTSALVPTRRQVKIEQDWRVNARSAFAFAFNFLFHPLLTAELDVAVATEVAV
- the wfs1b gene encoding wolframin isoform X1, which gives rise to MDQSFPGSPPCSPASSISLASLMSGHTPHTVPSSSAPNSSHRMSQPPQICPHRGRSQLNASDVTITEDTPPGGPQLQPASSPAGEIPEEVIIEELKQRAKNGDSKAQIEIGRYYLRLSETEDEEANSITAVTWLLLAAKNGRRDAVKLLQWCLHEQKGITAENREEVHTLACESRYERSVRKAALCMYWKLNPERKRRLTASELLENISQVNTETDGVSGSLLSRSAQKQRKVLESLVSSDGTQYVGSEEFVENTKRYAQGISPTAALEAEAVNDDDDDEEPVINPDELPLHQKILKFPLHAVTEVKEVLIDWASRAGMQWISALIPTHHVNTLIFFFIISNLTLDFFLLVIPLIIFYFSFLSMVICTLRVFQNSKAWENFKVLTVMLAHFEPGLDLEQAESNFTWNHLEPHLYFLLSALFLILSFPVADKSWLPCSELATVAVFFTVSSYLSLRPAAQQHAKLALLTQVASAICFFTNELMGGWLGWLVGGSWFSLPICDWLVLHFGVPCILYLGLLYLCVRMATTRGLHGSYSVLLPYLVCFIWCELSITLLHGSTVLGLMRTAVGYLLFFFALPVLSLALAAMLLVQLVQWFLALDLAKMVVTVCVCGLPILLRWWTRFSVSPLAVIRSLRRSSIVKLILVWISALLLFSWFYVYRSEGMKVYNSTLTWQQYSELCGPRAWKERNMAHAQILCSHLEGHRVTWEGRFKYVRVTEIENGAQAVVNLLPGIIADWVRCLYGEEYPACDSPEPGPAEPLCQLKALANHKCHVKRFDRYKFEVTMGMPQGDKKGKGPQEMDDATKDIVLRASNEFRGVLLALGAGSVVEFSTVLEGRLGSKWPVFELKALHCRTCTSALVPTRRQVKIEQDWRVNARSAFAFAFNFLFHPLLTAELDVAVATEVAV
- the wfs1b gene encoding wolframin isoform X3, whose product is MALKGCLMDIMKPTFCQEPFPTPLNHQQQQQQQPKLLTQGMLGITAENREEVHTLACESRYERSVRKAALCMYWKLNPERKRRLTASELLENISQVNTETDGVSGSLLSRSAQKQRKVLESLVSSDGTQYVGSEEFVENTKRYAQGISPTAALEAEAVNDDDDDEEPVINPDELPLHQKILKFPLHAVTEVKEVLIDWASRAGMQWISALIPTHHVNTLIFFFIISNLTLDFFLLVIPLIIFYFSFLSMVICTLRVFQNSKAWENFKVLTVMLAHFEPGLDLEQAESNFTWNHLEPHLYFLLSALFLILSFPVADKSWLPCSELATVAVFFTVSSYLSLRPAAQQHAKLALLTQVASAICFFTNELMGGWLGWLVGGSWFSLPICDWLVLHFGVPCILYLGLLYLCVRMATTRGLHGSYSVLLPYLVCFIWCELSITLLHGSTVLGLMRTAVGYLLFFFALPVLSLALAAMLLVQLVQWFLALDLAKMVVTVCVCGLPILLRWWTRFSVSPLAVIRSLRRSSIVKLILVWISALLLFSWFYVYRSEGMKVYNSTLTWQQYSELCGPRAWKERNMAHAQILCSHLEGHRVTWEGRFKYVRVTEIENGAQAVVNLLPGIIADWVRCLYGEEYPACDSPEPGPAEPLCQLKALANHKCHVKRFDRYKFEVTMGMPQGDKKGKGPQEMDDATKDIVLRASNEFRGVLLALGAGSVVEFSTVLEGRLGSKWPVFELKALHCRTCTSALVPTRRQVKIEQDWRVNARSAFAFAFNFLFHPLLTAELDVAVATEVAV